A genome region from Drosophila simulans strain w501 chromosome 2R, Prin_Dsim_3.1, whole genome shotgun sequence includes the following:
- the LOC6734180 gene encoding uncharacterized protein LOC6734180 yields MAMLTRLTSSGTTTVAGAPGSPKGLQRFQNYISAFLWPGTQRQRTKSTQLDPMDCFTNDLVTRKTQKWEELRDSLIKRPSSGNLETDANCNVGTQGKAVSTSTSFSQNVGLMSKGMMSDLKALRSPQLGLDIRSLSQAQLDNLLMATLEIKNKLDFLYLIRQCIRCNLLPSNEVFVSCLKYLSAQRKLQQLEALAETCRQLEHPFSQTYADLAPFRAIALWNNGNADVALMTLHRGYGVSMTSEEGRRMARTAFRTISEETLAQKSEAVLVSLLEVARAIHREHKDIFVVACVWKQCFASDWFCDQKSASELFEHYKELQELVERRASSLCSSFLARNNVDAVHRLIEAFLQHQQRSACSSCLSLLFNYQYMRKDLRACAEIVKSCSELEMPLNELQNEQFLSLFLDQSDPVDSSGMASKYKAPKSFQYKF; encoded by the exons ATGGCCATGCTGACGCGATTGACCAGCAGCGGCACCACCACGGTGGCCGGAGCACCCGGTTCACCCAAGGGCCTGCAGCGTTTCCAAAACTACATCTCGGCCTTCTTGTGGCCGGGAACGCAGCGGCAACGTACCAAGTCCACACAGCTCGATCCCATGGACTGTTTCACCAACGACTTGGTGACCAGAAAGACCCAGAAGTGGGAGGAGCTGCGCGACAGCCTGATAAAGCGGCCATCGTCCGGAAATCTGGAGACGGACGCCAATTGCAATGTGGGAACGCAGGGAAAGGCTGTTAGTACGTCCACCAGCTTTAGCCAGAACGTGGGTCTCATGTCCAAGGGCATGATGAGTGATCTGAAGGCGCTGCGCTCCCCCCAACTGGGACTGGATATCAGATCCCTGTCGCAGGCGCAGCTGGACAACCTGCTGATGGCCACGTTGGAGATCAAGAACAAGCTGGACTTTCTCTACCTGATCCGTCAGTGCATCCGCTGCAACCTGTTGCCCTCCAACGAGGTCTTCGTGTCCTGTCTAAAGTATCTGAGCGCGCAGCGCAAGCTCCAGCAGTTGGAGGCACTGGCGGAGACCTGTCGGCAGCTGGAGCACCCCTTCTCACAGACCTACGCGGATCTGGCGCCCTTCCGCGCCATCGCCCTGTGGAACAATGGTAACGCCGACGTGGCCCTAATGACGCTACATCGCGGATACGGGGTAAGCATGACTTCGGAGGAGGGCAGGCGGATGGCGCGCACTGCATTCCGCACCATTTCCGAGGAGACTCTGGCCCAGAAGAGTGAGGCGGTGCTAGTGTCGCTACTGGAGGTAGCGCGTGCCATTCACCGCGAGCACAAGGACATCTTTGTGGTGGCCTGTGTGTGGAAGCAATGCTTCGCTAGCGATTGGTTTTGCGATCAAAAGTCGGCTTCGGAACTGTTTGAGCACTACAAGGAGCTGCAAGAGCTAGTGGAGAGGAG AGCCAGTTCTTTGTGCTCTTCATTCCTGGCCCGCAACAATGTTGATGCAGTGCATCGTCTAATCGAGGCGTTcttgcagcaccagcagcgtTCGGCCTGCTCCAGCTGTCTCAGCCTGCTCTTCAACTATCAAT ATATGCGCAAGGATCTGCGAGCCTGCGCTGAGATTGTCAAATCCTGCAGTGAACTAGAGATGCCGCTAAATGAGCTGCAGAACGAACAGTTCCTCAGTCTGTTCCTCGACCAGAGCGATCCTGTGGACTCTTCGGGAATGGCCAGCAAGTACAAGGCACCCAAGTCCTTCCAGTACAAGTTCTAG
- the LOC6734177 gene encoding uncharacterized protein LOC6734177, which yields MASDFPPSVIRIWMDKLKKGVGQPATVLERSLLNVMSAGAASLSVKNATEQGILVARAGGGRSKRLILAFCQKVSRLPSSPNDTFCFECHLPGVVKKCISCVRSFHENCQRQDPEKPNYSVPSDKGQPYQFPVNESDDEPLNNTQNLEIPKTPTPLLDHNSNIDQTLLASADFLKHENIEWDDDVFFVCEQKGARQRKLPRIKDELQSSLDSDEGSDLERCTHCRLLALAALHNPPQLDKQELGCLLKYSWDQHHSWISMDVAKYMAKNWNERDKALVKRLLFKTKILGLRDIEQNIAAEKYTYLTEFLMDLLDLQHNMAVFFGRKSVEYNATKWLMRDVTHDIREIRRCPDCFRYSNEASQSDLWFAKPCLQRHELVFAKQVGSPPWPAKVMSVSKRQPIKYDVRFFGGTHSRALISERDITPIESDIQSHIKPRNSRALSAAIRELQCHMMLSHYSASLFGFHADPTVAENLIKVALSHCTESMETSASGKRGRPPTPATPAARRRRLNNTTSNTSSPVPIRGIPDSVAYDSLTAEVLQANNDLLKCRKELSATQRKLAEVKRKQWCYHCLDEAVFNCCFTASYCSVECQRRDKRRHQATCQVTH from the exons atggccaGCGATTTTCCTCCTTCAGTCATCCGTATTTGGATGGACAAGCTGAAAAAGGGCGTTGGGCAGCCGGCGACAGTTCTGGAGCGTTCCCTGCTCAATGTAATGAGTGCAG GTGCAGCCAGTTTGTCGGTGAAAAATGCTACGGAGCAAGGAATACTAGTGGCCAGAGCAGGCGGCGGACGGTCCAAGCGTCTGATCCTCGCCTTTTGTCAAAAAGTGAGCCGGCTGCCCAGCTCACCAAATGATACGTTTTGCTTCGAGTGCCATTTGCCCGGAGTCGTTAAGAAATGCATATCCTGCGTTCGCTCCTTCCACGAGAATTGCCAGCGCCAGGACCCGGAGAAGCCCAACTATTCAGTGCCCTCGGACAAGGGTCAACCTTACCAGTTCCCGGTCAACGAATCGGACGATGAGCCCCTGAACAACACTCAGAACTTGGAGATCCCCAAAACGCCAACGCCCCTGCTCGATCATAATAGCAACATCGATCAGACTTTGCTAGCTAGTGCGGATTTCCTGAAGCACGAGAATATCGAGTGGGACGACGACGTCTTCTTTGTGTGCGAACAAAAGGGCGCGCGCCAGCGAAAGCTGCCCAGGATCAAGGACGAGCTACAGAGCAGCTTGGATAGCGATGAGGGCAGCGATCTGGAGCGCTGCACCCACTGCCGTTTGCTCGCCCTGGCCGCTCTGCACAACCCACCGCAACTTGACAAGCAGGAACTGGGCTGCCTATTGAAGTACTCCTGGGACCAGCATCACTCCTGGATCTCTATGGATGTGGCCAAGTACATGGCCAAGAACTGGAACGAACGCGACAAGGCGCTGGTTAAGCGGCTCCTCTTCAAGACAAAGATTTTGGGTCTGCGCGACATCGAGCAAAACATAGCGGCGGAGAAGTATACGTACCTAACAGAATTCCTAATGGATCTGCTCGATCTGCAGCACAACATGGCCGTGTTCTTTGGGCGGAAGAGCGTTGAGTACAATGCCACCAAGTGGCTGATGAGAGATGTGACGCACGACATCCGAGAAATCCGTCGTTGTCCCGACTGCTTCAGATATTCCAACGAGGCCAGCCAGTCGGATCTCTGGTTCGCCAAGCCATGTCTTCAGCGGCACGAGTTGGTGTTTGCCAAGCAGGTGGGCTCACCACCGTGGCCTGCAAAG GTGATGAGCGTCTCCAAGCGTCAGCCCATCAAGTACGACGTCCGCTTTTTTGGTGGCACTCATTCCCGGGCCCTCATCTCAGAACGTGATATTACTCCCATCGAGTCGGACATTCAGTCGCATATCAAACCACGGAACTCCCGAGCTCTGAGCGCTGCGATAAGAGAACTGCAGTGTCACATGATGTTGTCCCACTATTCCGCCTCGCTATTCGGCTTCCATGCAGATCCCACCGTTGCCGAGAATCTCATTAAGGTGGCTCTATCCCACTGCACGGAGTCAATGGAAACGAGTGCGTCCGGCAAACGAGGACGCCCGCCGACTCCAGCCACTCCCGCTGCAAGGAGGCGACGGCTCAATAACACCACTTCTAATACCTCATCGCCGGTGCCCATTCGTGGGATTCCTGACTCCGTAGCATATGATAGTCTAACCGCCGAAGTACTGCAGGCGAATAACGATCTCCTAAAGTGCCGGAAAGAGCTCTCGGCCACGCAAAGGAAGCTGGCTGAAGTGAAAAGGAAGCAGTGGTGCTACCATTGCCTGGATGAGGCCGTTTTTAACTGCTGCTTCACTGCGTCCTACTGCAGCGTGGAATGCCAGCGACGTGATAAGAGACGCCACCAAGCAACCTGCCAAGTTACTCATTAA